The window GGCGCTCGCCGGGGACGACCTCACGGTGGCCGGCGACGGGCGGCAGACCCGTTCGGTGTGCTTCGTCGACGACACCGTCCGCGGCGTGCTGGCCGTGGCCGGCAGCGAGCTGGCCGGGCCGGTCAACATCGGCAGTCCCGACGAGATGACCGTGCTGCAGCTGGCCCGTGAGGTCATCGCGGCCGCCGGGTCCACGTCCGGGATCCGTTTCGTGGCAAGGCCCGTCGACGATCCGGCGGTCCGTCGCCCCGACACCCGGCTCATCGAGCGCGAACTCGGGTGGCGACCGGAGGTCGACTGGGCCACCGGACTCGCCGCCACCATCGACGACGTCCGCGAACGGTCGCTGTTCTCCACGCTCGACGGCTGGACCGCTGACCTGCCCCGGCCGCGGGTGACGGCCGACGAACTCAGTCCCCTCCGGAAAGGCTGACCCGTGCGCATCCTGGGCATCAACGCGCTCTACCACGATCCGTCCGCGGCCCTGGTGGTCGACGGCGTCACCGTCGCCGCGGCAGAGGAGGAGCGGTTCAGCCGGCGCAAGCACGGCAAGCGGCCGGTGCCGTTCTCGGCCTGGGAGCAACCGGAGCTGGCGGCGGCGTGGTGCCTCGCCGAGGCGGGACTGACCGCGGCGGATCTCGACGTGGTGACCTACTCCTTCGATCCCGCACTGCATCTCGCGCCGGGTGAGCTCGGACTGGACGACCCGTGGGACCACCTCCGGCACGACTACGCGGTCCGCGCCCCGCAGTTCCTGGCCGCCGCCGTGCCCGGACTCGACCCGGCGAAGGTCCGGTTCGTCCCGCACCACGTCGCCCACGCCGCGTCCGCCGGGCTGGCGGCCCCGTTCGGCGGCGACTGCGCCACCCTGGTCCTCGACGGCCGCGGCGAGCAGCACAGCCACCTGGGCGGCCTGTTCGACGGTGGTGCGCTGAAGATCCTGTCCAGCCAGGGCCTCCCGCACTCGCTCGGCCTGCTGTACGAGGACGCCACCGACCATCTGGGGTTCCTGCGCAGCTCCGACGAGTACAAGGTGATGGCGCTGGCCTCCTACGGCACCCCCCGGCACCTGGACCGGCTCCGCGAGCACGTCCACGCCACCGGCGACGGCGGCTTCCGCACGTCCGGGGTCGACTGGAGTGCGTTCGCGCCCCGACGCCGTGCCGACGAGGACTGGGGGCCGGTGCACGCCGACCTGGCCGCGAGTCTGCAGGCGGTGCTCGAGGAGGTGCTGCTCGATCTCGCCCGCGGGCTGCGCGAGCAGACCGGTGCCACCCGGCTGACGATGGCCGGCGGGGTCGCGCTGAACTGTGTCGCCAACAGTCGCCTGTTCGCCGACAGCGGGTTCGACGACATCTGGGTGCAGCCCGCCGCGGGTGACGCCGGCACCGCACTGGGCGGGGCCCTCTACGCCGCGCAGCAGGGCTTCGACGAGCTGCAGCCGTTCCCGGGCCCCGACCTGGGCCGGGGATGGAGCGACGA is drawn from Nakamurella deserti and contains these coding sequences:
- a CDS encoding carbamoyltransferase, translating into MRILGINALYHDPSAALVVDGVTVAAAEEERFSRRKHGKRPVPFSAWEQPELAAAWCLAEAGLTAADLDVVTYSFDPALHLAPGELGLDDPWDHLRHDYAVRAPQFLAAAVPGLDPAKVRFVPHHVAHAASAGLAAPFGGDCATLVLDGRGEQHSHLGGLFDGGALKILSSQGLPHSLGLLYEDATDHLGFLRSSDEYKVMALASYGTPRHLDRLREHVHATGDGGFRTSGVDWSAFAPRRRADEDWGPVHADLAASLQAVLEEVLLDLARGLREQTGATRLTMAGGVALNCVANSRLFADSGFDDIWVQPAAGDAGTALGGALYAAQQGFDELQPFPGPDLGRGWSDDQLEAVLRTARVPYDRPDDIAETVAEALAADGIVAWFQGRSEFGPRALGHRSLLAHPGRADNLRRLNDVKGREQFRPVAPMVLAERAGGIFGRGPLVSPYMLFVQDVAPEWIDRIPAVVHVDGTARIQSVDPATEPLVARMLTGFARRTGLPVVVNTSLNTAGRPMVDSPMDALECFGSTPVDLLALGPFAVRRDGSGSAR